The genomic region GAGTCCTCGCCGAAGTAGACGCGGGGCTGATAGTCGCCGAGCTTGCCCGAGGTGGGGATGCCCGACTCGAAGAAGTCGGGCTGACCGTCGGACTGCCGCTTGTTGCCGTAGGCCGCGACGAGTCCGTAGCCGTGCGTGTAGACGAACGTCTCGTTGTACTTGCCCGAGCTGCCGAGGCCCGACTGGTGCAGCTCGCGCACCGCCACCACGCTGTCCTGCTCCTTGCCGTCGATGGTGTACCTGTCGACGTCGAGGGTGGAATTGAAGCCGTAATACTGCCGGAACTGCTGGAGCTGTGCGAACGCACCCGACACCACTGCGGGATCGAGGATGCGGATGCTCGCCGTGGTGTCGGCATCCTGACGCAGAGCGCCCTGCTTGGCGTCGGTCTTGGCGTCATAGGTGCTCACCTTGACGTTGTTCACGTCGAACGCCTGCCTGGTGGAGTCGATCGACCGCGAGATGTACGGCGATTCCACCGTCTTCTCGCTCGGAGCGACGACCAGCTTCTGCACGCCCCACGGGTAGATGACGCCCACGATGATGGCGCTGACGATGAGCAGGGCGGTGCCGACCAGCGGGTAGCGCCACCGGCCGATGAACGCCGTGAGCACGAACAGCAACGCCACGAGCACCGCGATGCCCGCGAGAATGGCCCGCCCGGGAATGGTCGCGGTGACGTCGGTGTAGGCGGCGCCGTTGACGCGGCCGTCGACCGTGGAGTCCGTGACGCTCGCGTAGCGGTCGAGCCAGATGCTGATCGCCTGCAGCAGCAGGTAGAACGCTGCGATCACGGCGATCTGCACGCGCGCTGCCCGCGAGATGCGCACCTCACGACCGGCGACGCGCACCGAACCGTAGAGGTAGCTGGTGGCGATCGTGGCCAGCAGGGCGATGATCGTCACGGCCGACATGAACGCCACGATGCTGCGGTAGAACGGCAGCGCGAACATGTAGAACGACACGTCGAGGTGGAACTGCGGGTCGGTCTTGCCTGCCGGAACCCCGTTGAGCCAGAGCGCCGCCGTCTGCCACCTGCTGGCGGAGGCCGCGCCGGCGAAGAGGCCGAAGAGAACCGGGATGCCGTAGGTCGCCAGCCTGCGCAGCGGCTCGACCACCTGCTGGTAGCGTCCGACTCCCGGGTCGAGCTTCGCGTAGACGGGTCGCAGCCGGTAGGCGAGGAACATGCACAGCCACAGCGGCACCGCCATGGCGAGGAACCCGATGAAGAACATGGTCGTGCCGCCGAACCACCCGGTGGTGAGCACGTTGAGGTAGCCGACCTGGCTGAACCAGAGCACGTCGGTGTACAGGTTCGCGAAGATGAAGAACGCGATGACCAGCACCACGACGATCCCGAGCGTGATCCAGATGGCCGCACGACGACGGCCGGGAGGGCGAACTGCTGCGGATGTCACGGAATGTCCTCTACGGGGGCGTGCGGACTTCGGGCTCGTCCGCGATCGGGATCAGAACTTTCCCGTCATCCGGGCACGTCCTGACCTCCCATCCTAGGGTGGGCGGTCGAACGGCCGGTCGAACGTCGCCTGGGAGTGGTCTGGGTGAGAGGTAGGAGTTAGCGCCTCGTGCGGGTCACGACGCCGGGCACGTGGGCAGGCTCGCGGTGCTGCCGCCGGTGCGCACGGCATCCAGGACCTTCACCGAGTCGTCGAGCGTCTTCACCGCGTACACGTGCAGGCCGGCCGGGATGTGCCCCGTCACCTCGTCGCAGTTCGACGCAGGGGCGAGGAAGATCGTCGCGCCGGCCGCGCGCGCGCCGTACATCTTCTGCCGGATCCCGCCGATCGCGCCGACATTGCCCTCGTTGTCGATCGTGCCGGTTCCCGCCACCTTCGCGCCGCCGTTCAGCGATCCGGGCGTCAGCTTGTCCATGATGCCGAGTGCGAACATCTGGCCGGCGCTCGGCCCGCCGACGTCGTCGAGCTGGATCGTGACGCTGAAGGGAAAGTCGTATTCCATCTGGGCGCCGATGCCGACGATGACGGTCCCCGCGGTCTCCTCGGGTGTGATGACGACGTCTTTCTTCACGCCGTCGCGCTCGATGGAGAGCGTGGCAGGCGTGCCTGCGCCGTTCTTCTTCAGCTCGTCGCGCAGCGACTGCACGCCCTTGACCTCGAAGCCGTCGACCGCGTCGATGATGTCGCCGACCTTGAGGATGCCCTTGGCCGGCCCGTCCGCCACCTGTCGCACCACGATGTGCTGAGGAAAGTCGTAGCCGAGCTGGTTCAGGGCCGCGGCGACGGCATCCTTCTGCGAGTCGGTCATGAGCTGGGCGTTCTCGGTGTTCTGCTGCTGCAGGTCCTGGCCAGGCGGGAAGGCGACGCCGACCGGAATGACGGACTGCGATGACGACGCCCACGCCGTGATCACCTGCCACCAGTTGGGCAGCTGGTCGGGACTGCCCACCTCGGAGACCGTGAGCAGGTCGAGCGAGCCCTTCGTCGGGTAGGTCTTGTGGCCGTCGATGACGATGAGCGGCTTCTTCTCGTCGGCGTTCGCGGGCGCCTGACCGACGGGATGGTTGTAGCCGAGCGTGTTGAAGACGGGTCCCGGCCGCTCGATCACGTACGGCGCAGGCGCCAGCAGCATGACGAGCAGCAGCACGAAGGCGATGACGATGAGTGCCGAGCCGACGGTGCGCGAACGTTGGCCGCGCGACCAGGCCGCGTCGTCGGCATCCGAATCGGAGGCATCCCCCGAAGCGCTCCCGGAGTCCGTCCCACCCTGCGCGTCATCGGAG from Humibacter ginsenosidimutans harbors:
- a CDS encoding YlbL family protein, whose amino-acid sequence is MVIAFVLLLVMLLAPAPYVIERPGPVFNTLGYNHPVGQAPANADEKKPLIVIDGHKTYPTKGSLDLLTVSEVGSPDQLPNWWQVITAWASSSQSVIPVGVAFPPGQDLQQQNTENAQLMTDSQKDAVAAALNQLGYDFPQHIVVRQVADGPAKGILKVGDIIDAVDGFEVKGVQSLRDELKKNGAGTPATLSIERDGVKKDVVITPEETAGTVIVGIGAQMEYDFPFSVTIQLDDVGGPSAGQMFALGIMDKLTPGSLNGGAKVAGTGTIDNEGNVGAIGGIRQKMYGARAAGATIFLAPASNCDEVTGHIPAGLHVYAVKTLDDSVKVLDAVRTGGSTASLPTCPAS